From Cricetulus griseus strain 17A/GY chromosome 1 unlocalized genomic scaffold, alternate assembly CriGri-PICRH-1.0 chr1_0, whole genome shotgun sequence, a single genomic window includes:
- the Homer3 gene encoding homer protein homolog 3 isoform X2 gives MSTAREQPIFSTRAHVFQIDPTTKRNWIPAGKHALTVSYFYDATRNVYRIICIGGAKAIINSTVTPNMTFTKTSQKFGQWADSRANTVYGLGFASEQQLTQFAEKFQEVKEAARLAREKSQDGGEFTSPALALVSHQVPPSPLVSTNGPGEEKLFRSQSADAPGPTERERLKKMLSEGSVGEVQWEAEFFALQDSNQRLAGALREANAAASQWRQQLEAQRAEAERLQQRVAELEAQAAAEPVLVGEKEAASQSVEQLEARVQTKDQEIQTLKNQSSGTREAPDTTEREETQQKVQDLETRNAELEQQLRTMECSLEEARAERERARVEVGRAAQLLDVRLFELSELREGLARLAEAAP, from the exons ATGTCCACAGCCAG GGAACAGCCAATCTTCAGCACCCGGGCACACGTGTTCCAGATTGACCCCACTACCAAGCGGAACTGGATCCCCGCCGGCAAGCACGCACTTACTGTGTCCTATTTCTACGATGCAACCAGAAATGTGTACCGAATCATCTGCATCGGGGGTGCCAAG gccaTCATCAACAGCACAGTCACCCCCAACATGACCTTCACCAAAACCTCGCAGAAGTTCGGGCAGTGGGCAGATAGTCGAGCCAACACTGTCTATGGCCTAGGCTTTGCCTCTGAACAGCAGCTGACCCAG TTTGCTGAGAAGTTTCAGGAGGTGAAGGAAGCTGCCAGGCTGGCTCGGGAGAAATCTCAAGATGGTGGAGAATTCACTAGTCCTGCCCTAGCCCTTGTGTCCCACCAG GTTCCCCCAAGCCCCTTGGTCAGCACCAATGGTCCGGGAGAGGAGAAGCTGTTCCGCAGCCAGAGTGCTGATGCCCCTGGACCTACCGAGCGGGAGCGGTTGAAGAAGATGCTGTCAGAAGG CTCCGTGGGCGAGGTCCAGTGGGAGGCTGAGTTCTTTGCGCTGCAGGACAGCAACCAGAGGCTGGCAGGGGCCCTTCGCGAGGCCAACGCGGCTGCCTCACAATGGAGGCAGCAGCTAGAGGCCCAACGGGCAGAGGCCGAACGCCTGCAGCAGCGG GTGGCAGAGCTGGAGGCCCAGGCTGCTGCAGAGCCAGTCCTGGTGGGTGAGAAGGAGGCAGCCAGCCAGTCTGTGGAGCAACTGGAGGCTAGGGTGCAGACCAAGGACCAG GAGATCCAGACTTTGAAGAATCAGAGCTCAGGGACAAGAGAAGCGCCTGACACCACTGAGCGGGAGGAGACACAGCAGAAGGTTCAG GATCTGGAGACTCGGAATGCGGAGTTGGAGCAGCAGCTGCGAACCATGGAATGCAGCCTGGAGGAGGCGCGGGCCGAGCGGGAGCGTGCACGGGTGGAAGTGGGCAGGGCCGCGCAGCTGCTGGATGTGCGGCTGTTCGAGCTGAGTGAGTTGCGTGAGGGCCTGGCACGCCTGGCAGAGGCCGCACCATAG
- the Ddx49 gene encoding probable ATP-dependent RNA helicase DDX49, producing the protein MAGFAELGLSSWLVEQCRQLGLKQPTPVQLGCIPAILQGRDCLGCAKTGSGKTAAFVLPILQKLSEDPYGIFCLVLTPTRELAYQIAEQFRVLGKPLGLKDCIIVGGMDMVAQALELSRKPHVVIATPGRLADHLRSSNTLNMKKIRFLVMDEADRLLEQGCTDFTADLETILAAIPVRRQTLLFSATLTDTLKELQGLATNQPFFWEAQAPVRTVEQLDQRYLLVPEKVKDAYLVHLVQTFQNQLEDCSIIIFTNTCKTCQVLCMMLRKLSFPTVALHSMMKQKERFAALAKFKSSVYRILIATDVASRGLDIPTVQVVINHNTPGLPKIYIHRVGRTARAGRQGQAITLVTQYDIHLLHAVEEQIKKQLEELVVEEAEVLNILTQVNVVRRECEIKLEASHFDEKKEINKRKQLILEGKDPDLEAKRKAELAKIKQQNKRFKEKVGQTLRRQKLGSAGQGARPPRPRPPAQTQAEAQT; encoded by the exons ATGGCGGGGTTCGCTGAGCTCGGGCTCTCATCGTGGCTCGTGGAACAATGTCGGCAGCTGGGGCTGAAGCAGCCCACGCCGGTGCAGCTCGGTTGCATCCCAGCCATTCTGCAGG GTCGGGATTGTTTGGGCTGTGCAAAGACAGGAAGTGGCAAGACAGCTGCCTTTGTACTTCCCATCCTGCAGAAGCTGTCTGAGGACCCATACGGCATCTTCTGCCTGGTCCTGACACCCACCAG GGAGCTGGCCTACCAGATTGCTGAGCAGTTCCGGGTGCTGGGAAAGCCCCTGGGCCTGAAGGACTGCATTATCGTTGGCGGCATGG acatggtggcacaggcaCTGGAGCTCTCTCGGAAGCCACACGTAGTGATCGCCACTCCTGGGCGCCTGGCTGACCACCTGCGCAGCTCCAACACTTTGAACATGAAAAAGATCCGATTCCTG GTGATGGATGAGGCCGACCGATTGCTGGAGCAAGGTTGCACCGATTTCACTGCAGACCTGGAGACCATCCTGGCAGCCATTCCAGTGCGCAGGCAGACGCTGCTGTTCAGTGCCACGCTGACCGACACACTCAAAGAGCTGCAGGGCCTGGCCACCAACCAGCCCTTCTTCTGGGAGGCTCAGGCCCC GGTTCGGACAGTGGAGCAGCTTGACCAGCGCTACCTGCTGGTGCCGGAGAAGGTGAAGGATGCCTACCTGGTGCACTTGGTCCAGACCTTCCAAAACCAGCTGGAGGACTGCTCCATCATCATCTTCACCAACACCTGCAA GACCTGTCAAGTCCTTTGTATGATGCTGCGGAAGTTGAGCTTCCCCACGGTGGCACTGCACTCCATGATGAAGCAG AAAGAGCGCTTTGCAGCCCTGGCCAAGTTCAAGTCCAGTGTGTACCGGATTCTTATTGCCACTGATGTGGCCTCAAG GGGCCTGGACATCCCCACTGTGCAAGTTGTCATCAACCACAACACCCCCGGGCTCCCCAAGATCTACATCCACCGAGTTGGTCGAACAGCCCGTGCAG GGCGGCAGGGACAGGCCATCACACTGGTGACACAGTATGACATCCACCTTTTGCATGCTGTCGAGGAGCAGATCA AGAAACAGCTGGAGGAACTGGTGGTGGAGGAGGCCGAGGTCCTGAACATCCTCACGCAGGTCAACGTGGTTCGCAGAGAGTGCGAGATC AAACTGGAGGCTTCCCATTTTGATGAAAAGAAGGAGATCAACAAGCGGAAGCAGCTGATCCTGGAGGGGAAG GACCCCGACCTGGAGGCCAAGCGCAAGGCGGAGCTGGCCAAGATCAAGCAACAGAACAAGCGCTTCAAGGAGAAGGTGGGGCAGACCCTTCGTCGACAGAAACTGGGGAGTGCGGGCCAGGGGGCTCGTCCTCCCAGACCTCGGCCTCCAGCACAGACCCAGGCCGAGGCGCAGACCTGA